The nucleotide sequence GTTTCAGCTATTAATAATATTTCTTTATTGATTATTTCAGCATTTTCCTTTTTTGTAATTATAGAACCGTGATTTGCATCCATATAAAACTGTTTTCCTTTAGTAGATAGTTCTTTCAGTTCTTTTTGCATTTCGTACCATATTTGAGAATCTCCGTATTGTTCTTTTGCTGTAAAAACTAAAACAGGTAATGAATCCAAACGACTTGATTGACTAGCCCGTAAAAGAATATCATTATTTATACGATTTTCCTTTAGATATCTACGATAAACTTTTCCAGAATAAGAAGTAAGATTGTGTTTACGATTCTGGCAATCTTTTGGTAAATCCTCATCTATAGATTTTCGGCTTCTTAATGAATTATAAACTCCCATTAGTCCCATATCGGAAAGGACTGCAAGAGTTTTTATTAAACTAATTTGATTTTCTTCAAATAACCCATTTTCGGCTAATCGTTTCCATTGTTCTGGATGACTTGAGTCTATAAAGACCATTGCTTTTATTTCATTTGGATATAGGTCTCTGAATATTCGATTATAAGGACCACCCATAGAGTGACCTGCTAATATATAGGGTGGTTTTTCACCATTCTTTTCTAGTAATTTATGTAATTGGCGAGCATAAAATTCTGATGTAATACTGTCTTTACTTGGCTCGCTAAACCATTTTCCTTCCCTGTCATAACGAACAACTCTCAAACTTTTTTTCAATCCCTCAGCAACCCAATGAAATACATCTGTATCATTTCCTGCACCTGATTCAAGGATAATAGTTGGTAATTGATTTTTTGGACCTTCTGCTCTTATGTGAAGTTTAGTTCCATCAACATTAACTAATTTTCCTGGAGGAACTGGTTTTGAACTAAATAGTCGGAAACATAATCCAGATACCAATATTAGAATTATAAGTCCAGCAAAAATTTTACCAATCCATTTTATTATTTTTAGTATTAATTTCATCGTTTTCTTTAAATGTTTTACAACAATGGGATATTGTTATTGATGCTATATCCTTCTTTTTAGGACCCCTAATGTAGCACCTTTGTGAAGACCTACCTTACAGATTTATGTAAGGCTTTTAAGAAAGTTTTTAACAGGCCCTCCGTAGAGGGGGCCAAACAGTAATTAGGCCATTGCTGGCCCTAAAAAAGCAAAACGTTTTGATAGACGATGTGTTTTTTAATTACAACACCACGGTCGCTGCCGAAGAACGCAAGTTAGGTTTTGGGGAGAGTTCCCAGTTTTTGGTGAACTCCCGGGAAAGCAAACTCATAGATGCCGAACTAAAAAGGAATGCCGTGTGCAACAATTTTTTTCGGCCAAGGCCCAATTGTTCCATTCCATTGGGGGGAATCCTAAAAACCGGTAGGGTAGTGGTGTAGCGGTGATTTTGGGGTTTAGGGCCCCATTTTTTAGTTAGGGGAATAAATTCGCTGTGCGGTATCGGTTTTACGACCATATATGGCCCCTATGCCGCTTATCTTCTATAGGTCCACTTGGTCGGCTTTCTGCCCCTTGCCCTGAAATAAGCGGGAACTTTGTAGCAAATTATATGTTATGAAAGCCATGTATATAAAGCTTAAGATCCGTATAGAAGGAGGGGACACCTTGGCGATGGTCGTATGTTTCTTTATTTCCCTCTCCGTTTTCTTTATTCTGAAAGTCTTGAGCAGGGAGCTTCCTTTGTAATACCCGTTAGAGCTTTTAAAGAAGCTATACCCGTTTCTTTATGACCTCCTTGTTCACTTGGTTTCCGTCTACATCGTAATGGATGAATTCAATGACGGCATCCTTTTTCTCGCGGTAGACCTTTACCGCTAAAAATCCACCTTGTACTCTTAGAAATTTATGTTCGGGACGTTTGTCTTCCTGCTTCCAGCCTTGGGCATGAAAATCGCTTACCGGTCCTTGACTGAATTCACGTAGTCCGGTTGCGGGGTCTACGGAAACATATTGCCAATGTCGGTCACCGTTAATGACCAATACATTCTGGTCGGCCAGGTACTGGCGCAGCCATTTGCCTTCCGTGGCGAATGAGGTATTGGAGTGGTTGTCATACTTGCCTTTGGAGCGGTCGGGCCCTACGACCGGCGTAGGCGAGACCAGGATCTTAAACGTAGCGTCGGATGCTTCAACGGTTTCCTTGAACCAAGCGATCTGTTCCTCTCCCCAAATGGTTTTTTCCTTTCCGTCGGGAGATTTGTTGTCACTTCTAAATTCCCGTACCTCTACGTTCCATAGCTGTACATCCTTGCCCCATCTAAAGGTACGGTAGGGTTTGTCGATAATGGGCACTTGTTCCCGCCAAATATCCAGGCCATCCTCATAGCTCAATTCCCCAAAGGGCGTGGAATACGGATTGGCATCGTCTTTCAGTAGATCGTGGTCGTCTTTTTGTAGGTAGGCGGGGGTAGTTTTATAAAAATCGAAGAGGGCGGGCCACGAATTCATGGCGTGCCATTTGTGTCGTGCCAGTTCTACGGTGTAGGCCATGGGCCCAGGCTTGTCGTAATACACATAGTCTCCCGTTTGGCAATGGAAGAGCGGGTTTAGTTTTCGCATGCTGTCGTAGATTTTAAAACCGCGA is from Zobellia galactanivorans and encodes:
- a CDS encoding alpha/beta fold hydrolase, whose protein sequence is MKLILKIIKWIGKIFAGLIILILVSGLCFRLFSSKPVPPGKLVNVDGTKLHIRAEGPKNQLPTIILESGAGNDTDVFHWVAEGLKKSLRVVRYDREGKWFSEPSKDSITSEFYARQLHKLLEKNGEKPPYILAGHSMGGPYNRIFRDLYPNEIKAMVFIDSSHPEQWKRLAENGLFEENQISLIKTLAVLSDMGLMGVYNSLRSRKSIDEDLPKDCQNRKHNLTSYSGKVYRRYLKENRINNDILLRASQSSRLDSLPVLVFTAKEQYGDSQIWYEMQKELKELSTKGKQFYMDANHGSIITKKENAEIINKEILLIAETN
- a CDS encoding alkaline phosphatase D family protein, coding for MKRTITLVLLTIGLFTGAAQDDTEVYFTTGFKIGEVTDTSAILLTRLCRSPQPVAVYHKQQDKVFRPPIDFDNNMPISKMEGAVEGASGQVKISLKSKDTLISTEWTYVSGYRDFTLKRKFEGLRPNTHYDIQIQGRKNAEAPVAEIRGSFTTAPAADQVVPVFFTSSTCQFYWSHDDAVRGFKIYDSMRKLNPLFHCQTGDYVYYDKPGPMAYTVELARHKWHAMNSWPALFDFYKTTPAYLQKDDHDLLKDDANPYSTPFGELSYEDGLDIWREQVPIIDKPYRTFRWGKDVQLWNVEVREFRSDNKSPDGKEKTIWGEEQIAWFKETVEASDATFKILVSPTPVVGPDRSKGKYDNHSNTSFATEGKWLRQYLADQNVLVINGDRHWQYVSVDPATGLREFSQGPVSDFHAQGWKQEDKRPEHKFLRVQGGFLAVKVYREKKDAVIEFIHYDVDGNQVNKEVIKKRV